The region GCCGATGGGGACTAAACGCTGGAAACAGTCCTCTGCAAACTGTTGGGCCAAACTGAAACGATACTTGCCGGAAATCCTCAAGGACTGGCAAATGCCAAAGGCCAAGATGGTTTCCCCCCGCTGGGGATTTTCACCGTAGAAATGGACCTGATCTTGGACATTGAGCGCCCCAAATACCGCCAGGGGATCAACCTTTCCCAAGTTCTCCGTAAAGCTCCACAGGAACCGTTGGCCAGAAGCAAGACTCCTCTGCTGTTCCACCAGATAACCGTGCAGAACCGAGGAATTATCGAGGGAGCATGGATGACGGTCGAGGAGGGGTGTCGCAACGGACATCAGGGACGATCAGAGATTATCAATCAAAATTATCGAGTTTCGGAGACCGCTGTACCCATTACCCAAAGCGGGTGAGGGGAATCGAACCCCTATCATTAGCTTGGAAGGCTAAGGTTTTACCACTAAACTACACCCGCGTGTTGTCCTAGCGTTTTTAAGACTAACATATTTTGCCTAGACTTTTGTCAGGAGAACTTTCCCGTTGGCCACCCTTCCCCCCGCTCAATCTTCCCCCTGGCGTTTATTGCCCTACATCCAAGCTCCCGGTAATTTACAAATGGCGTTGGATCAATGGTTATTGGAAGATTATTTTCCCCACACCGGGCGATCGGTGTTGCGTTTCTACGGTTGGTCTAGGCCCACCATTTCCCTGGGTTATTTGCAAAAATCCTGGCCAGACCATTGGCGGCAATTAACTTGGCAAGGGCAATCGCTTGGGTTGGTAACGAGGCCCAGTGGTGGGAGGGCAGTGTTGCACCAAGGGGGGCTAACCTATGCTGTCGTAAGCGGGGCGAGCGGAGGTAAACGCCGGGAAATTTATCGACACATTTGCCAATTCCTCATCCAGGGCTGGGGCCAGTTGGGGCTACCCTTAACCTACGGCCAGGGGGGCCGGGGTTATATCCACAACGCCAGTTGCTTCAGCACCGCTACAGTGGCGGATTTAGTCAGTGCCACGGGGGATAAATTAATTGGCAGTGCCCAACGGCAAACGTCCAGTGCCCTTCTGCAACACGGAGAAATGGTTTGGCATGGCGATCGCCATTTGTTTGAACTTGTCTTTGGACAACCGGCCCCATGGCAAAAAACCATGGCGGAGTTGACCAGTTATCCGAATCTGTCCCGGATTTTACAGGTTTTGACCACTTCAGCCCAACAGCATTTTCAATCCTGCTTACAGTGGGAACCCCTCACCCCCCAGGAGTGGGCAATGGTGAAGGAAAAGTGCAGGAAATACTGAAGCGGATTTTGGCTGGATTTCCTGCCCGTTGTGAATCAGGTTGAAACTGAACCCCATTCGGCGACCAACTCCCACTTTAAGGTTAGGGCGGAGGAAGGAATCTGCGTCCTTGTGGAGCAATTACGGCATGTTAAGGTTAAATTAGTGCAAAATAAGTACTAGTCGGACAAATCCATCAAAATTTGCTCTAGCAAACGTTTTTTTAGCGTTTCCAAACCAATACCCTGGGCCGCCGCCAAAAAAATCGCCTGGGGATAGTCCGCTTGGGCCGTCGCCAAAGCTTCACTGGGCACTTGGTCAATTTTGTTAAAAACCATCACCATGGGGGCCGTGGCCAAGGGCATTTCCGCCAAAATATTGGCCACCGAGTCGATCTGTCGTCGCCAAGCTCGGTCGGATAGATCCACCACCTGGAGTAATAGATCCGCTTCCGTCACTTCCTCCAAAGTAGCCCGAAAGGCATCCACCAAAGCATCGGGTAATTGATGGATAAAACCCACCGTATCCGTTAGCAAAATGGGCTGGTAGGTTTGATTATCCGGATCAAATAGGGATAAACGCCTAGTGGTGGGGTCTAACGTGGCAAACAGTTGGTCGGCGGCGTAGATATCCGCTTGGGTGAGAGCATTGAGTAGGGTGGATTTGCCCGCATTCGTGTAACCGACGATCGCCACGGTGGGGACGGCCTGTTGTTGGCGTTGATTCCTTAGCCGGGAGCGATGGGACTGTAACTCATTAACCTGTTTTTGTAGCTTGGCAATGCGGCTTTGGATGGTACGCCGTTCCGTTTCCAACTTGGTTTCCCCTGGCCCCCTGGTGCCGATACCTCCCCCCAACCGGGACATGCCCTGACCCCGGCCCACTAATTTGGGTAACAGGTATTCCAACTGGGCTAATTCCACCTGTAACTTCCCAGCCCTGGATTGGGCCCGCTGGGCAAAAATATCCAAAATTAATTCGGTGCGGTCAATTACCCTAACTCCACACCGTTGTTCCAAATTTCGCACCTGGGCAGCGGATAGATCCCGGTCGAAAACCAC is a window of Synechocystis sp. PCC 7338 DNA encoding:
- a CDS encoding biotin/lipoate A/B protein ligase family protein, which produces MATLPPAQSSPWRLLPYIQAPGNLQMALDQWLLEDYFPHTGRSVLRFYGWSRPTISLGYLQKSWPDHWRQLTWQGQSLGLVTRPSGGRAVLHQGGLTYAVVSGASGGKRREIYRHICQFLIQGWGQLGLPLTYGQGGRGYIHNASCFSTATVADLVSATGDKLIGSAQRQTSSALLQHGEMVWHGDRHLFELVFGQPAPWQKTMAELTSYPNLSRILQVLTTSAQQHFQSCLQWEPLTPQEWAMVKEKCRKY
- the hflX gene encoding GTPase HflX, with the translated sequence MELAQRLGAISQEIKQPVSVYVNRRGQIIRVGVGTPRQTQIPPLELPRYGEKRLSGIRCLTTDLKGEAPRESSLIAMALQRLDALVVLSVTGQGFAKRGGGVTGYVDTGYLAHLLPQSSDDMGDRVADWVVSPAVALEDLAEEAILDLVESLEAEFEREFIARQVEAGQERVLVMGLKTSELDDQSFAEGLTELERLVDSAGAQVLQVMQQNRSKPHPQTVVGEGKVEELALAVQTTGANLVVFDRDLSAAQVRNLEQRCGVRVIDRTELILDIFAQRAQSRAGKLQVELAQLEYLLPKLVGRGQGMSRLGGGIGTRGPGETKLETERRTIQSRIAKLQKQVNELQSHRSRLRNQRQQQAVPTVAIVGYTNAGKSTLLNALTQADIYAADQLFATLDPTTRRLSLFDPDNQTYQPILLTDTVGFIHQLPDALVDAFRATLEEVTEADLLLQVVDLSDRAWRRQIDSVANILAEMPLATAPMVMVFNKIDQVPSEALATAQADYPQAIFLAAAQGIGLETLKKRLLEQILMDLSD